A window of Photobacterium sp. GJ3 contains these coding sequences:
- a CDS encoding DNA methyltransferase: MIGNAKRTKNERQGVHSWHPYYAGYSEAFVESVLLEEKTKAKKINLVLDPWVGSGTTGVVCQKNEVDCIGVDINFAMATFAASKSSLIIEELKNNGPEHIKNIMSRASLSRKPLDISHLIEFCTESHAIKIARIQESINQEFEKNKVYSTGIVEPVISFFKSVLLITNREILGYQSGSNPTWFKNSSHNKGCNFSKIKDTYSNNFNKMLQDLCRTFGNAKSNFEVKFGSSQSLPVQSESIDLIITSPPYLTRIDYAVSTKVELLTLTNSQFYFDTRKDTIGTTMIVSQSKEAKPEWGKLCENSLNSIRNHYSYSSEDYYIKNKVQYFESTYKSLNEIYRVLNKKSSAYLVIQNSYYKEIDIPLPDIYKEMALNIGFRLVETVRSDVIKTNMVHINSKSRQYCSNKIYHEDIIRLEK; this comes from the coding sequence GTGATTGGCAACGCAAAAAGAACAAAGAACGAACGTCAAGGTGTCCATTCTTGGCATCCATACTATGCTGGATATTCAGAAGCATTTGTGGAGTCAGTTCTACTAGAAGAAAAAACTAAAGCAAAAAAGATAAATTTAGTTTTAGACCCTTGGGTTGGAAGTGGAACTACAGGTGTTGTTTGCCAAAAGAATGAAGTGGATTGTATCGGAGTTGATATAAATTTTGCGATGGCTACATTTGCAGCTAGTAAGAGTTCCCTTATTATTGAAGAATTAAAAAACAATGGTCCAGAGCATATAAAAAATATAATGAGCCGAGCATCTCTCAGCCGCAAGCCATTAGACATATCACACCTGATAGAATTTTGTACAGAATCACATGCTATAAAAATAGCCAGAATTCAAGAATCTATTAATCAAGAATTCGAAAAAAATAAAGTTTATTCCACTGGTATTGTTGAACCAGTTATATCTTTTTTTAAAAGTGTTCTCCTAATTACAAACAGAGAGATCCTAGGTTATCAAAGCGGATCAAACCCAACATGGTTTAAAAATTCATCACATAACAAAGGCTGTAACTTTTCAAAAATAAAAGATACATATAGTAATAACTTCAATAAAATGCTACAAGACCTATGCAGAACTTTTGGAAATGCAAAAAGTAATTTCGAAGTTAAATTTGGGTCAAGTCAATCACTTCCTGTACAAAGTGAATCAATCGATTTAATAATAACATCTCCACCATATCTAACCCGAATAGATTATGCCGTATCGACAAAAGTTGAATTGCTAACCTTAACGAATAGTCAATTTTACTTTGATACTCGAAAAGACACAATAGGCACTACAATGATTGTTTCGCAATCAAAAGAAGCCAAGCCGGAGTGGGGGAAGCTATGTGAGAATAGTTTAAATTCCATTAGAAATCATTACTCTTATTCTTCAGAAGACTATTATATTAAGAATAAAGTACAATACTTTGAAAGCACTTATAAATCCTTAAATGAAATATATCGTGTTTTGAATAAGAAATCCTCAGCTTATCTGGTAATACAAAACTCATACTATAAGGAGATAGATATACCTCTCCCTGACATTTACAAAGAAATGGCTTTAAACATTGGCTTTAGATTAGTAGAAACAGTTAGAAGCGATGTAATAAAAACCAACATGGTTCACATTAATTCCAAATCACGGCAGTACTGCTCCAATAAAATTTATCATGAAGACATTATTAGGCTAGAAAAATGA
- a CDS encoding phage repressor protein CI, protein MGRLKAKVPPFDYLGGRDFTEKLKTVTGCKTYELLSDYYGVPNSTFSTWHTHNRTGWELIVRTHLATGASIRYMALGEGEPIDSGVSNVPNVESLQMYSLNDGALVETTKTTIDLMTLDRFGLKPSFTQVIEDDSGIYYINKQSVDPVAGDYLIDIDGRLSINYLQRLPGKKLAIAFGTSTIEVSEEDIKVLGRVTMEMKKK, encoded by the coding sequence ATGGGTAGATTGAAAGCAAAAGTTCCGCCATTTGACTACTTAGGTGGCCGAGATTTTACTGAAAAGCTAAAGACTGTAACTGGATGTAAGACGTATGAATTGCTGAGCGATTATTACGGAGTGCCAAACTCAACTTTTTCGACATGGCACACTCACAACAGAACCGGGTGGGAGTTGATAGTTAGAACTCATTTAGCTACAGGCGCATCAATTCGATACATGGCTCTGGGTGAAGGAGAACCAATTGACAGCGGAGTCTCAAACGTACCGAACGTTGAAAGTCTTCAGATGTACTCTCTCAATGATGGCGCTCTTGTAGAAACAACAAAAACAACAATCGATCTCATGACACTGGATCGCTTTGGTCTAAAGCCATCATTCACTCAAGTGATTGAGGATGACTCAGGTATCTATTACATCAATAAGCAGTCCGTTGACCCAGTTGCAGGTGATTACCTGATTGATATCGACGGCCGTCTATCAATCAATTATCTACAGAGACTACCTGGTAAGAAGTTAGCTATCGCGTTCGGCACTTCAACAATTGAAGTTTCTGAAGAAGATATAAAAGTTTTGGGTCGAGTCACAATGGAAATGAAAAAGAAGTGA
- a CDS encoding Rha family transcriptional regulator: MASLQIAVDTPFCTKKEFLRRTGWSSASLERAIKAGEIPIMPKKGANNSVLINMVKMFESAVGQQV; this comes from the coding sequence ATGGCAAGTCTTCAAATAGCTGTAGACACACCTTTTTGCACGAAAAAAGAGTTTCTTAGACGTACTGGCTGGTCTTCAGCTTCACTTGAGCGGGCTATTAAAGCTGGCGAAATCCCAATCATGCCTAAAAAAGGGGCTAACAACTCAGTGCTCATCAACATGGTCAAAATGTTTGAAAGCGCTGTAGGCCAGCAAGTCTGA